The following is a genomic window from Chitinophaga caseinilytica.
GAAGCGCAGCGGGGTCGCTTTTTCTATCCGGCGCAATACCTGCAGCAGGGGCTCGTTCCCGGCTTTAAGCGTGAGCTTGAGTTCTTTCAGCCGCTGGGCGGAAACGTTTTCCGCTTTTAACGTGGAAAAAGTGGCGGCGAATAGCGCGATGAGTAAGGTGGAGATCCGCATGAACGCTAAAAAATTTTGGTTGACAGCACAACGCAGCGGTGCCCGTGGCACAAAAGCTGCCCGTGCCATTTCATTTCCATGAAATTGCATAGATTTGTAAGGGTTTGTTTGTTACGCAAATAGAACTCGAATTCCGGCCGCCTTGTCTGACCACAGGGCGGCTTTCTCGTTCCGTTTAGTTTTTTCTCTTGTCGTGAATGTTGCTGGTGCCAGCGGTCGTTAATCCCTGCTGAGCGTGATTCGTTTTTGTTGTTTGTTTACGTGGTAATTAATATTGTTCACATCACATATAATGCTGAGTAGTTCTTCCAGCGGCGCGCTCCTGTTGAAGCTGCCGGTAAATTGTTGCTGCAGGATGTTGTTGTCGGTCGTCTGAATCGTATATCCGTACCATTGCCCGAAGATGGCCATGATTTCTGCCAGTGATTGCTTGTCGAACTGCAATTCCCCGTTCTCCAGTTCCTCCAGTTGAGGGCGGCTTAATTTGAACCGCGACGCGTTGCCGTTCGCGGAAAGCAGCCGGTCGCCCGCGGCGAGGGTGCCCAGCACCTGGCGGTCTCTGCTCACTCTTACCTTCCCTTCCAAAACCGTCACCGTCAAACTGTCCGTTCCCGGGAACGACACAATATGGAAAACGGTGCCCAGCACCTGGGTGGCCACGTTCCCCGTGATCACCACAAACGGAATGCTGGCGGCGGCTACGTCGAAACTGGCGTTCCCTTCCAGCGAAACTTCCCGCTGCTTCCCGGAAAACTTTTTCTCGAAACGGATGGTACTGCCCGGTTGCAGGCTTACGACGGAACCGTCTGGCAACGCCGCCGTACGGGGCTTGTCGATCGCCACCCAAACCTCCATTTCTTTCGCCCGGGGCCGCAGGTAAAGGAACGCTGCGGCGCTGCCAACGAGCACCAGCACGGCCGCCGCCCATTTCCAATAGGGGCGGATGCGGGGTGTGAACACCTGCTCGTGCAGACTGTCCAACTGCCGGATACCGGCGATGCGCTCACCGATCGATTGCTTCAGTTCCTGCCGGACCTGTGCGGATTCCTCCGATTGTGCTTCCAGCCAATTTTCCGTTTGGTCGAAAGATGCGTACCAGTTTTCGACCCATCGTTGTTCGGCCGGTGTGGCTTCTCCGTTCAAATATTTTTCGATCAGGATCAATAAATGATCATTATCCATGTAGGCGCTTTCTATACTTAACGATCCACAAAAGGCTTACCGCCACTCAAAAAACGGATAATCAAATTTCATCCACTTTATGTGAAAATAATATTACCGGCCCGTGCTGAATATGGTTACGTTTGCAGGAGACATACGCTTTATTATCAACCATACACCAACATATAACGAGGACGAGCTTTTCCGGATGCTGCTTGCGGGAAAGGAAGAAGCGTTCGACGCCATTTACGACCGGTATGCGCTGCCGTTGCTCAACGCGGCCTACAAGCGGCTTCAATCGAAAGAAGAAGCGAAAGAGGTGGTGCAGGAAGTTTTCATTGGTTTATTTCTGAAGAAAGACGCCATCAGGCATG
Proteins encoded in this region:
- a CDS encoding FecR family protein; this encodes MDNDHLLILIEKYLNGEATPAEQRWVENWYASFDQTENWLEAQSEESAQVRQELKQSIGERIAGIRQLDSLHEQVFTPRIRPYWKWAAAVLVLVGSAAAFLYLRPRAKEMEVWVAIDKPRTAALPDGSVVSLQPGSTIRFEKKFSGKQREVSLEGNASFDVAAASIPFVVITGNVATQVLGTVFHIVSFPGTDSLTVTVLEGKVRVSRDRQVLGTLAAGDRLLSANGNASRFKLSRPQLEELENGELQFDKQSLAEIMAIFGQWYGYTIQTTDNNILQQQFTGSFNRSAPLEELLSIICDVNNINYHVNKQQKRITLSRD